The genomic window ACACGCGTGAAATTGCAGACAAGCTGATAGATCTCAAGTTGGAATTGGAGGATCTTGACAGGAGGGAACATGAACTGGACCAGCAGAGAGTTTGGGTTCAGCAGAGCATCAAGAACGTGACAGACGACTCAATAAATAGCCCATATCCTTCTAACTACACCTTTTAAGTCCACTGTTTTCGCTCTACATGCTCTTATGATACTCCTCAAAGTGAAGTTTTTATTGGAAAGGTTGTTAGCCGTAGTCTCATGTAGCCAGACCTTCATACTGActgcagaaggtctggactccaaAGCAGCTTTTCCATGAAGAGGTCTGGTGTCACGTTAAAGGATGTTACACACACATCTATGGCAGAAGTAGTAAGAGTAGTATGCTAGTATGTGGTTCTGAATTCAGCATATGTTTGCCGTATGTCCTTAACTTGACACACTCTGGCTTATGTAACACATCAAGACCTCTGCAATTGCTTCAAAGGTTGGTTTTTCCCATCAGACACCCAACAAAGCAGCAGTGTCActgcaaaaacaaatattaccaGTCATAAAGCTGTCTTCCCTTATTAAAGTTAACTATTTATATGTTTGTCTGCCACTAGGTGACACTCTTCTAGCAATCAGAGCTCCCTCAGGAACACAGCTGGAGGTCCCTGTGCCTGAATCTGTAAGTGCTGCTTGTATTTCCGTTAAAAACCACTGGATATCTGATctgattaattaattttgttaattatatataatatatataatgtgtgtgtgtgtgtgtatatatatatatatatatataatgtgtatatctgtatgtatatatatatatatatatatgtgtatatatgtatatatatatatatatatatatatatgtgtatatatgtatatatatatatatatatatataatgtgtatatatgtatgtatgtatgtatttctatatatatatatatttatgtgtatatatgtgtgtatatatgtatatatgtatttgtatatatatatatatatatatatatatatatgtgtatatatgtatatatatatatatatatatatgtgtatatatgtatatatatatatatatatatatatgtgtatatatgtatatatatatatatatatatatatgtgtatatatgtatatatatatatatatatatatatatatgtgtatatatgtatatatatatatatatatatatgtgtatatatgtatatatatatatatatatatatatgtgtatatatgtatatatatatatatatatatatatgtgtatatatgtatatatatatatatatatatatatatgtgtatatatgtatatatatatatatatatatatatatgtgtatatatgtatatatatatatatatatatatgtgtatatatgtatatatatatatatatatatatgtgtatatatgtatatatatatatatatatgtgtatatatgtatatatatatatatatatatgtgtatatatgtatatatatatatatatatatatatgtgtatatatgtatatatatatatatatatatatatgtgtatatatgtatatatatatatatatatatatatgtgtatatatgtatatatatatatatatatatatatgtgtatatatgtatatatatatatatatatatatgtgtatatatgtatatatatatatatatatatatgtgtatatatgtatatatatatatatatatatatgtgtatatatgtatatatatatatatatatatatgtgtatatatgtatatatatatatatatatatatgtgtatatatgtatatatatatatatatatatatgtgtatatatgtatatatatatatatatatatatgtgtatatatgtatatatatatatatatatatatgtgtatatatgtatatatatatatatatatatatgtgtatatatgtatatatatatatatatatatatgtgtatatatgtatatatatatatatataaatatatatatatatatatatatatgtgtatatatgtatatatgtatgtatataaatatatatatatatatatataatgtgtatatctgtatatatgtatgtatatatatatatatatatatgtgtgtgtatatctgtatatatgtatgtatatgtatatgtgtgtgtatgtatatatgtatatatatatgtacacacattACCATGGTACCCAAAAATCCATGGTAGTTGTACCATAATACTTTTTAGCACTGTTTTATCAGTGTTATGACTCTTTCATATAATTTATGCTCCTTAAGAAAAACACCAACACAGTCCAGAAGCTAAATACACTTACTTATTTTGTAGCATAACAATGGACAAAAGAAGTACCAGATTCACCTGAAGAGCTCTGCAGGTCCCATTGAGGTCCTCCTGGTGAATAAGGATCCCTCTAGTTCTTCTCCTGTGGTGCTGCCCGTGCCTCCGCCAGATGACATGCTTCAGAGCCTGTCCACCCCTGCTTCAACTACCTCTGCTGCTGTTGCACCCACCAAACCAGCAGCCAGCAGTACGCCATCGCCCGCCTCCTCCTGCCAGAGTCCTACCACCTCCACCACCACCGTCCCTCCCAACACAACCACCGTCTCTGCTGCGGGGGCAGCCAAAGGTTAGATAAAGTTAATGAAAATTTGTAATTAATGAAATACTGTGTCTGCAAtaatttatttagatgttttaattatatatgtaattgaatatgaatatgtaatgagataataatatacataataacgatttacataataataataataataataaagtatgagaaattatatataatctTTTCCCCTCTGGGTTGTAGAGATTTCAAGCACCTCCACGTCCGATACAACAGCCAATCCGGCATCTTCAGCAGGCACCCAGCAGCTGCAGTCATCTGCTTCATTGGACAGCTCTTCACTTCCTGATTCATCAACACTTTTTGAACCAATCAAAACAGACCCTTCAGATCGTGAGTGCCCatgcatttgaaaataatattgTCATTAACTTTTAGTGtagtgttaaagggatagttcactctaaaatgaaaattatccagtgatttactcaccctcaagccgttCTAGATGTATATGatgatcttctttcagacgaacacaatcagagaaatatttaaaaatatcctgtctCTTCTATgcttataatggcagtgaatggggggcgagattctgaagccccaaaaaatccatccatccatcataaaaataatccacacggctccagggggttaataaaggccctcTGAAGTgaagtaattgttttttttgtttgtttttcagaaaaatatccatatttattaattataataactagcttccggtagACAGCTGTAAGCATCGATTTGCActggaagagtgacctctgaccccacgCACGACGTAATGATGAACACGGAAGCGCAGAGTATAGAGCAAAACACTAGTTACCAATttgaagtctaaaacaagaaattttaaagagaaatggagGATTTCGATacaagagaagaggagcttgagtttgttgcaccaCGAGAGGCGTCTAACTGCTCTCTACTGCTACATCCTACGTCATACATCAAGTCAGGGGTTACTCATTTGGCACAAGTCGATTTGCGCAGTATGCATTCGGCTCATCTGCCGGGAGCTTgttattttagattataaagttttaaacatggatatttttctttaaaaatacatcgctttgcttcagagggcctttattaaccccttggagccacatggattatttttatgatggattgatgaattttttggggcttcaaaatctcaccccccattcactactattataaagctttataagagccaggatatttttaaatatgtctccgattgtgttcatatgaatattaggggtgtaacgatgcgctcaggtcacgatacgatacgtatcacgatattttgaacaaaatgaaactgaaattcaaacaagatttattaaaaaaaacattaacaaatttcaataattgtcCTTGTTGTAcacacaagatcacatttcaataaaataaataaatataaaattttaataaaaaccttctgtattcaaattaacagttgaatagggctgtctgtcactaaaaatttttttttaaatttaacatgaacttagaattatgaataggggccgttcacatatcgtgtctaaaaacgcgtggaaggcgcggccgcaccgcttctccttctttccaaagcgcttgcgctcccgtggcgtcggtcgttgctatgcaaccttgAACTGggctctccaagaggatcagaggaacaagaggatgtttctgcaaaggataaatgatttctagcccttgcattagttttactacgagatatattgatggagataagatataaaaaccaccatgtacagctatgatcagctgttcggctgagcttttgatgttttgttacggaaaggccatagctgatcggttgattcttgtcacacgacctgcggtgcgcttgcggcattctgagaagttgagaattgAATGCGCGTCGCGACCGCGTTGATCCCATTACGAGCGCGCCTGCcgcgcggctacatttgaaaataataactgacttgcatgcggaaaagacgcaatatgtgaacggcgcCACAGaacttaaagcaaagcatcgcaagcgtcttttgcttttctgtgagcacagctgttgctgtgcactgcggtgaaagaaagccacgacttttctcacgcaaccatgcaagagactgacatgagaaacgtttaaacctgcttgcaagattcaatgtgtgcccgaaacacttactgaactagagagctgattgagacacaccatctatgataaatcgttacacccctaatacttatagtaatttataaatgtggtagcattggatctggacaggaaggataactctgggagttggaaggggtgtgtcgcgattctgccttctcaaatcgcgatacaggttcgtggacctgcgtatcgcgatttcgatttcatatcgcatatcgttacagccctaatgaatatgaatatacacctagaatgtttgagggtgagtaaatcatgggataattttcattttttgagtgaactatccctttaatttcgTTAACGAAATGTTTGTCGACAACCGTTCTTTTGCATGACTAAGAATAGACAAGGACAAGGCGACACCAATGTCATAATAACTGTGACTATATCAACATTAGGGTTGGGTATCGTTTGAATTTGAACGATTCCGATTCCAATTTCGATTCCTTGTTTCGATTCTGATTCCTAACGATTCTCGATTCTGATTCTTTTAAGAGGCAGAGTCAAAAAAAGTTTAggatattttaaatgagctaGCTAACCAACGGTCTTTCTGCAGGAAATAGTCTGACCTTCTCCATCAATTTTAATTCTATgaactttttactttttatgaactttACTATGAATTTCTCAAAGGGCTGTTTTCAactacaatataaatataaaatctatgaacttgaatataaatattataaattatgaatatatttatatcaCAGAGGTACACTTTCCTCGAGAGCTTTATTTTTGAAAACCTCatgaaaacacatttacacatgAGTATATGATGCTGCAGGTACTTGAACATGTTACCGTGCTCCCACTGATGGGCTAACCTGGTGCAGAATAGCAAATAAACAATAAGAAACAACTTGTAAAACCCATTCCAGATTAGCAGCAGGTACAGTATAAAGGCAGCGGAGGACGGTCGGCGCAGCGCGTCAAAGACGGGGCACACATTTATTTCTACTCCATGAACTCGGAGGTGCTTTATCATGTTCGACGTGCACCCTCCTATGCACGAAACAATCTTGCCGCAAATGTTGCATTTTGCCGAGATTTCGTTCTGTTTAGAAAAGTGAAGCCACACTTTGGACCGCCGACGCACGCTATCCATGTTCGACTCGCTCGGTTATGCCAACACTTCTGGTGGACGCTTCTTCGTTGGTGTTCAGCGGTTTTTTCTTCCAGTCGGCGGACTGTGAATCAAAACTAGGAATCgaaatttaaacttttgaacgattcTGGGAAAATCCCAAAGTGGCTGACTGACATCACGATGGAGAGACACCATCGTGATGCCACGCCCCCGCCCCGCTCCGCCCCTTTTATTCCCCTCACGTGCAACCTATTGGAAAGCCCGGATGAGTCATTAGTTGGGAAATAAaataaccctttcgcacgtaagtttaaaatgttctggctgaccccccagcgtgagtttatTTAAGGCGACAGTTATTTAAAACGTAtcactttattgtttccatggtgacgcgtcattgcttgtcatgtcacacaccgcagcgctgtatgactgatgatctgcttttatttcagttttccttttttattcaaaatattcactaatttgttaactataacatgaaatatctgatattccgattgtcaaatacgtgaaagtggatgtgttttgctgtttaaacaactttataatgATTGCGTTAGTTGAGCTATACACGTATGGGcgtcgccatgttagtttgtgccGCAGGTTCTGTTGGATTCACAACAtcttatatgtatttaaacatccgaaacctaaaataagcattatgtggttgaaaacactgcatatttgtgatatatgaaaagtgCTGCGCGCGTCCATCTCTGGTTTAGAGATGGACgtgcacatttgaatttggcaattGGTCACGTGATGCACTGCACTGAAcattctaatcacaccggtgtgatcgtacgcgtcaaagggataaataaagtaataaagtaaaataatgaataataattaaataataatgagaattaaaatacaccccccacccccgacgatatcatcgtccatcacgatgttttactgtaaacatcGTCAACTGCCAATTTAGGGGACATCGCCCAACCCTATTTTTAACAAGCCTCTGTGAGCGTTCATGCTTGCAGTTGCCAGATGTCAATAATTTAAGTCCCCCAGTCAGACCAGCAGAACGAAGTCACTTTTTtcccttcataaatagttttctaagtcataacgatggttaattgacttgtggTGACTTGTGTAATTGACAAATGCTTtatggtaattcaaaaacaatgtatatataagacaatttcgagattttttgtactgtatttgcaaagctactgcgctggtgagtgttgtagtcgttgtagtccagagctgcgcttggagtatttatgacagtgtgattcactgaaggaacctgtagggggagcttcgcaaaccTTACTGAGTTCTGCTTTAAAAGGATACATTTTCTACCCAGTGTTTTACTTAATATTTGCAATCTGGCAACCATGCACacgctgtctacactgctgaAGCGCCGATGATCTGTTCTGTCACGAATCGCGTGCACAGTTTGCTGTGACTAAATCTGCGATCACAACTTCTCagtgatgaactgtaataaatccAAACATGGATCTCGTCTATATTTGCGATTGTGGATGctgaataaatgcagcctctgTGAGACAATACAGTcgtttttgctgttgtttttaataaaaaatattaatgtaatttggAATTATTGCAATTACTATTAGgaatttttagttttaatttgagAAGCTTCTTGCTTTACCCATTTTCATAATGTAGAGAatgttaatttatataataaacagCCTATAATTTATCAGGAAACTAGATGGTCAAATAAATCTTGCGAATGAGTTGACATTCTCTTGGTTCTTGCTTATAGGTGAAAGTGCAATGAAATGCTAATGTTGTTATAATTGTGAACATGATTATCAATTTAACCATTATGCAGCATGACAAAAATGTGACTAAGGTTTCATTgactaaaacaaagaaaaaaaagacaagagTCACTAAAGATAACtaaaaactacatttaacaCGTGACTATGACTGAATTTCAAAATAGCTGACaaaattaacacatttaatGAAAGAAAATTCTCATCTGAAATTTGGCAGTGCATGTTGCTCTCACACTGTGGTGCTTGTTTGGGACGTCTGGGTTTGAATCTGAATCATTTGCATTCAAATTGGTTTCTTAAAACAATTCTGACTctcttttcccttttttttcctcagtgcTGGACTTCCCCAAAGAACTTTCAGAAATGTTTGACCCTAAAGGTGAGGACCTGTTTAACAAGCTTGAGATTTGTCTATCGCTAATATGCTTGACTGAACCAGTGACATAACACAAGGAagaattgttttcatatttgtCATATTTCCTTCTTCCTCCATATAGAAATTATGAGTACAGATTTGCTTGAGGAGCTGATGTCATCAGAAGGTAAAGCCGATCACGAGTCAGCCCATCTGTACTTAGTCTATTACTAAACATGAAATGGAAGTTTGGATGTTTGTGTATGTAACAAATCAAATGTCACGAGAACTTTATGTATTATATCATGTTTATATAATCaataaaactaatttaaattTGACCAACTGAAATTATATCCCGTTTTAGATGCTAACATAAATAATGGGTGtgatgaaaaataaaatcaaaactgCTTCGTATGGTTCCACAAAGATGGTCACAGTATCACTCTTCTTCTTTCTCTTTCATAGTTTTCTCTCCACTCCTCCGTCTATCCCCTCCTCCGGGTGACCATGACTACATCTATAACCTGGATGAGACTGAGGGCCTTTGTGACCTTTTTGATGTTCCCATTGCCAACCTTTGACCTCCAAACACACCGTACAACAAGAGTAGTGTACTTAAaagaactttctttttttaacacccttttcgaaggagaaaaaaagaaagcgTGGCTCTGTGTCAGATCCATATGTATGATAAGCTGATTCTGTGTGTATATAAAGCTTTTTTATGTGTATATTTACTTCAACCCCAAAGTGACTGACTGAAAATGAACACTCCCCGTGCAAAATTCAACTGCTCCAATCTGATGAAGATATCAGACATCCATGCAAACCTATTCAATCAGTTAGTCCCAAGCAAGGCCGTTGTTTTTATACTACTTTTGTATAGACACAGAGGGAAATTCATATTTATCACAAATAGACTAAATTCACCAGCAATGGTTAATGGTTCGCTGAAAATACCAGCTGgatgtgtctttttttttaaatggtcttCCTGTTCTAAAGCTCGTTTTTACTGATCTGGACACATAATATATAGGTTATTCATGAAAAAGTGTGTTGCTTCCATAATTATGCTTTTGAATGCATAAAGTTTGAAGCGATTCAGCCAATGAGAAACCGCTTGTTCTCATCTTACAGCAAATGACTGAAACACAATGCggaagtaattaaattacactaATAACCGAAGAGGCAGCGTTCGCAGTGGGGAAGCCTATGTTGTGTGGAGTCTTTACAGTTTGGTGCTACATAGcaaaatatatttatcataGCGTAAATCCTCAGAAAAAAGTGAAGGAACAAACTTTAAAGTGTTGGTTGAACCATTCCTGCTTTGTCTATTTCAGGTGTGTATTTGTTAATACTTCGTGTCTCACTCATGGCTAGCCTATAGtgtttgaatattaatttaacCTCGTTTAATGTGGAAAGGTCACGCATAAAGCCCTGTACAAATGTTAAATTAGATGCCAATtgctatttttgtattttaaaacagtCCCTTTTGTTTTCAGTCCATACGTTACATGTGTCCTTAACCCATTTATATACATGTATAGATACTTTTGAAAGTAAGTGACGTCTTTATTATGTCTGTATATGAGAATAACTGTCTAAAGATGGATGTGGGTTTATGGGGGGAAGTAAAAGTCACAATATGACAAATCGAGTATCAGCATACTGTGTAATGAGCGCTGTCCATACAGAATGTCATTATGTGGGCTCCTCACTGTGTTGGTACTAATGGTTGGCcccacacaaaaacaaaaaaaacattgcttgTTTTCTTATTGTTCCTACCtgctaaataatatttttatgcttGTACACAGTAAGCATTTACCATTTATTTTTGTACTCAATAGATTTCCAACTGATCTGTTTTTCAGTAGATACATTTTCTGTCGAGCCTATCTCCAACATTGcactttaaaacagtttatcAGGCAGGTAACTTCCAGCCCCATGCATTGAATTGGGTTGGTTGAGTTAATTTTACGAATGCAGTCCTCACTGTGTCATTGCAAAACACCAGAATCGTTGTTCTTTACTG from Chanodichthys erythropterus isolate Z2021 chromosome 24, ASM2448905v1, whole genome shotgun sequence includes these protein-coding regions:
- the e2f4 gene encoding transcription factor E2F4, with the translated sequence MDLETGRSELGAMGESLQPQTPSRHEKSLGLLTTKFVTLLQEAKDGVLDLKAAADTLAVRQKRRIYDITNVLEGIGLIEKKSKNSIQWKGVGPGCNTREIADKLIDLKLELEDLDRREHELDQQRVWVQQSIKNVTDDSINSPLAYVTHQDLCNCFKGDTLLAIRAPSGTQLEVPVPESHNNGQKKYQIHLKSSAGPIEVLLVNKDPSSSSPVVLPVPPPDDMLQSLSTPASTTSAAVAPTKPAASSTPSPASSCQSPTTSTTTVPPNTTTVSAAGAAKEISSTSTSDTTANPASSAGTQQLQSSASLDSSSLPDSSTLFEPIKTDPSDLLDFPKELSEMFDPKEIMSTDLLEELMSSEVFSPLLRLSPPPGDHDYIYNLDETEGLCDLFDVPIANL